A genomic region of Lachnoclostridium edouardi contains the following coding sequences:
- the spoIVB gene encoding SpoIVB peptidase produces the protein MAGKARIRGKIILLFWVSLCFSIGFSYYYVERMIPDKLSVVENEQEYFHFPGIFDATLLSDSEEVVLGNGSNIPANEIHITSGDTFSIHAKSQGSYQLGLNLFGLIHFKDIQVDVVDEKYAVPCGLPVGIYLKSKGIMVIGTGEITGEDGINVEPAAGILKSGDYIEAVNGKAIVSKEGLIKEVNQIQDGEAVLSVRRGGEEIEVKMNPVYTADGDYKLGAWVRDDTQGIGTMTYVDMNGSFGALGHGISDSDTGTIMEIGDGSLYDTEIIGIEKGSAGKPGVMSGVIYYGPGSSLGTIEANTEEGIFGTVNDRFIKKMSQEAIKIGYRQDVHKGPAVIRSSVSGQLEEYDIEIQKVDYSTSHTSKGMVIKVTDPRLLEITGGIVQGMSGSPIIQDGKLVGAVTHVFLQDSTKGYGIFIENMLQH, from the coding sequence ATGGCAGGAAAAGCGAGAATTCGGGGGAAAATAATTCTTCTTTTCTGGGTCAGTCTGTGTTTCTCCATAGGCTTTTCATACTACTATGTAGAAAGAATGATTCCAGATAAACTAAGTGTGGTGGAAAATGAGCAGGAGTATTTCCATTTTCCTGGAATTTTTGATGCAACATTACTTAGCGACAGTGAAGAGGTAGTTCTGGGAAATGGATCTAATATTCCTGCAAATGAAATACACATAACATCCGGAGACACCTTTTCTATTCACGCCAAAAGCCAGGGAAGTTATCAGCTGGGGCTGAACCTGTTTGGTTTAATTCATTTTAAGGATATTCAGGTAGACGTAGTAGATGAGAAATATGCGGTGCCCTGCGGACTTCCTGTGGGAATCTATTTAAAATCCAAGGGCATTATGGTAATTGGAACAGGTGAAATTACAGGGGAAGACGGGATCAATGTAGAGCCGGCAGCAGGCATTTTAAAATCAGGAGATTATATAGAGGCAGTAAACGGCAAGGCCATTGTATCAAAAGAAGGGCTGATTAAAGAGGTAAACCAGATTCAGGATGGGGAAGCTGTACTTTCTGTGCGCCGAGGCGGAGAGGAAATTGAAGTGAAAATGAATCCGGTGTACACTGCCGACGGCGATTACAAGCTGGGAGCCTGGGTGAGAGACGACACTCAGGGCATTGGAACCATGACATATGTGGATATGAACGGAAGCTTTGGAGCCTTAGGCCATGGAATCAGCGACAGCGACACAGGAACTATTATGGAAATAGGGGACGGAAGTCTTTACGATACTGAGATTATTGGAATTGAAAAGGGAAGCGCAGGTAAGCCTGGAGTCATGTCGGGAGTTATCTATTATGGGCCAGGCTCCTCCCTGGGAACTATAGAGGCCAACACAGAAGAAGGAATATTCGGAACAGTTAACGACCGGTTTATAAAGAAAATGTCCCAGGAGGCAATTAAGATCGGGTATCGACAGGACGTTCATAAAGGTCCTGCAGTGATCCGCAGCAGCGTATCTGGACAGCTGGAGGAATATGATATTGAAATTCAGAAAGTAGATTATTCCACCTCCCATACCAGCAAAGGAATGGTTATAAAGGTCACAGATCCCAGACTTTTAGAGATTACAGGCGGAATTGTCCAGGGTATGAGCGGAAGTCCTATTATTCAGGACGGCAAGTTAGTGGGAGCTGTGACCCATGTATTTCTTCAGGATTCCACAAAAGGATATGGAATATTTATAGAAAATATGCTTCAGCATTAA
- a CDS encoding AMP-binding protein: MITCENTKTIYDLVQNAAKEYKDKVFLRYEENDVVYQVSYREFASQCEAVAAWTKAHMKKEGRKIKVGLFGGSSYHYLAVLLGVMSSGSTGVPLDIQMNVSSLKDCLNRSDIDILFYDWEHRALIDGVRELCPDVKEYISLQHGKHVPCSHNILKEFAGQKSETKAEENDCAMILFTSGTTGRGKGVMLSNKNLIHNTFCTTDTDHPERETYLNILPIHHVFCLNGDIFIVMRYGSTLCLNQDMSKLAAHIQLFQPSVIRMVPMVAKALYNKIRILKQQKPYRPIDEICEEVLGKRLHKIISGGGYLAPDLAENYRELGISIAQGYGMSECSPKISAPDWSRLDKIKSVGKVVDGCQVRIVDGEIQVKSPSVMMGYYKEPEKTAEVLSEDGWLSTGDLGYIDEENFLYLTGRKKNLIILSNGENVAPEQLENMFEDEGLIEDILVFGQNDMITAEIYPRFQYAEAAEIQNIEEAVGEIIKKHNQDLPSYKRIMKWSVRDTPFEKTSSKKIIRSKYFDEKKQEEELLLKMRMPENELQQKIYDSASEALGHSRFGIDTDLYEAGLDSLGSVMFLADLYEKLKMSMSLNDLMLNSTIEKLENLFLKGQNTRQKDFTVRKTYPLTNLQLFFAYVMRGNTTANLPFLFRLHSGVDLNKLKKAVEDVFDAHPGLKAVVQMEEGAYKNFRYDEKRINFPIIYLSDEQWRTQQKSLLKPYTYEENEPLYHGGIYVTESANYFFLDIAHIMGDGMTMNIIFEDINKCYGGQQVEKEEYTFFEYILDEKDKDKQGLRKENEQYFKELMQGFKIKKSILNRKECFDLTKGHNAVLKERFQKLNRKKITAFCKKYGVSENVMFLTAFNYCIGIFSNEMDTVSTSIHSGRTDSRWNRLAGPLFLTYYFRCRRIPHETVPQLLQRSGKQIMDTMRCYISNLHADEMFFQYQGDILNINQIGGMPAEKVKIQLDSLPFHLQVMSDEKGYYYELRYWENRFDKDQLKIFMICLETILQAMLEEPSARRLKKYLPENVFPKHYFIKAKDVNLEAGSRLIPNIDENTKVKAYIFDESCRKQPFGAWGSLYIMDCETHGYTDKITNPYGPGILYQTGKTARILPDGSIDMLEKGGRTIMSEGIAGRYFLDLHKLEKALLSFNGIEKAEAYIYYGENNKLILTADIFGSQKPDMEKVKIHLENYCEKWLIPGEIRLFTAFY, translated from the coding sequence ATGATCACCTGTGAAAATACAAAAACAATATACGATCTGGTGCAGAATGCCGCTAAGGAGTACAAAGATAAGGTATTTCTGCGCTATGAGGAAAACGACGTAGTGTACCAGGTCAGCTACAGAGAATTTGCCTCTCAGTGTGAGGCAGTTGCAGCGTGGACAAAAGCACATATGAAAAAAGAGGGACGCAAAATAAAGGTAGGCTTATTTGGAGGCAGCAGCTATCACTATCTGGCTGTGCTGTTAGGGGTAATGAGCAGCGGCAGCACCGGAGTGCCTTTAGACATTCAAATGAATGTGTCTTCTTTAAAAGACTGTTTAAACCGCTCTGACATAGATATTTTATTTTATGACTGGGAGCACAGAGCTTTAATAGATGGAGTCAGGGAATTATGTCCTGATGTAAAAGAGTATATTTCTCTTCAGCATGGAAAGCATGTTCCCTGCTCCCACAATATTTTAAAAGAGTTTGCAGGACAAAAATCAGAAACAAAAGCAGAGGAAAATGACTGCGCCATGATTTTATTTACCTCCGGCACAACAGGCAGAGGCAAAGGAGTTATGCTGTCCAATAAAAACTTAATCCACAACACATTCTGCACTACAGACACAGATCACCCGGAAAGGGAAACTTATCTGAACATCTTACCGATTCATCATGTATTCTGCTTAAATGGAGACATTTTTATCGTTATGCGCTATGGCAGCACATTGTGCCTGAATCAGGACATGTCTAAATTAGCGGCTCACATCCAGTTATTTCAGCCTTCAGTAATTCGCATGGTACCCATGGTGGCAAAAGCCCTTTACAACAAAATAAGAATATTAAAACAGCAGAAGCCATACCGTCCAATAGATGAAATTTGTGAGGAGGTTTTGGGAAAGCGCCTTCACAAAATAATCAGCGGAGGAGGATATTTGGCTCCGGATTTAGCTGAAAACTACAGGGAGCTGGGAATTTCCATTGCCCAGGGATATGGAATGTCAGAATGTTCTCCTAAAATTTCCGCTCCAGACTGGTCCAGGCTTGATAAAATTAAATCAGTGGGAAAGGTTGTGGATGGCTGCCAGGTGCGTATAGTAGACGGCGAAATACAGGTGAAAAGCCCCTCTGTAATGATGGGATATTATAAGGAGCCTGAGAAAACAGCTGAGGTTTTGTCAGAGGACGGCTGGCTGAGTACAGGGGATCTGGGGTATATAGATGAGGAAAACTTTCTTTACCTTACAGGCAGAAAGAAGAATTTAATTATATTAAGCAACGGTGAAAATGTGGCGCCGGAGCAGCTGGAAAATATGTTTGAGGATGAAGGCTTAATTGAAGATATTTTAGTATTTGGCCAGAATGACATGATAACGGCGGAAATTTATCCCAGATTTCAATATGCAGAGGCGGCAGAAATACAGAATATTGAGGAAGCTGTAGGAGAGATTATAAAAAAACATAATCAGGATCTGCCCTCTTATAAAAGGATTATGAAGTGGAGTGTAAGAGATACTCCTTTTGAGAAAACATCTTCTAAAAAAATTATCCGAAGCAAGTATTTTGACGAGAAAAAGCAGGAGGAAGAATTGCTTTTAAAAATGCGTATGCCGGAAAATGAGCTGCAGCAAAAGATTTATGACAGCGCCTCTGAAGCTTTGGGACACAGCCGTTTTGGAATTGACACAGATCTTTATGAAGCCGGGCTGGATTCACTGGGCAGCGTTATGTTTTTAGCAGATCTTTATGAAAAGCTGAAAATGTCTATGAGTTTAAATGACTTAATGTTAAATTCAACAATAGAAAAGCTGGAAAATTTATTTTTGAAGGGACAAAACACAAGACAGAAGGATTTTACTGTGAGAAAAACATATCCTTTAACTAATCTGCAGTTGTTTTTTGCTTATGTAATGCGGGGAAATACTACGGCCAATCTGCCATTTTTGTTCCGCCTTCACAGCGGCGTAGATTTAAATAAGCTGAAAAAGGCGGTGGAGGATGTTTTTGACGCCCATCCAGGATTAAAAGCAGTTGTTCAGATGGAGGAGGGAGCGTACAAAAATTTCAGATATGATGAAAAAAGAATTAATTTCCCTATTATCTATTTAAGCGACGAACAGTGGAGGACACAGCAGAAAAGCCTGCTGAAGCCATATACCTATGAAGAAAATGAGCCCCTTTATCACGGAGGCATCTATGTGACGGAGTCCGCCAACTATTTCTTTTTAGATATAGCTCATATTATGGGGGACGGCATGACAATGAACATTATATTTGAAGATATTAATAAGTGTTATGGCGGGCAGCAGGTGGAAAAGGAAGAATATACATTTTTTGAATATATATTAGATGAAAAAGATAAAGATAAGCAGGGGCTGAGAAAAGAAAATGAACAGTACTTTAAGGAACTGATGCAGGGCTTTAAAATCAAGAAAAGTATTCTTAACAGAAAAGAGTGTTTCGATTTAACTAAGGGCCATAACGCAGTTTTAAAGGAGAGATTTCAAAAGCTAAACAGGAAAAAAATCACTGCTTTTTGTAAAAAATACGGGGTGTCAGAAAATGTAATGTTTCTTACTGCATTTAATTATTGTATTGGTATTTTCAGCAATGAAATGGATACAGTAAGCACAAGTATACACAGCGGAAGAACAGACAGCAGATGGAACAGACTGGCAGGCCCCTTGTTCCTTACATATTATTTCCGCTGCCGGAGAATTCCCCACGAGACAGTGCCTCAGCTGCTTCAAAGGTCGGGAAAACAGATTATGGACACAATGAGATGCTATATTTCTAATCTCCATGCTGATGAAATGTTTTTCCAGTACCAGGGAGATATTCTCAACATTAATCAAATAGGAGGAATGCCGGCGGAGAAGGTAAAAATACAGCTGGATTCCCTGCCTTTTCATCTTCAGGTTATGTCAGATGAAAAAGGATATTATTATGAACTGCGATACTGGGAAAACAGATTTGACAAAGATCAGCTGAAAATCTTTATGATTTGTCTGGAAACCATTTTACAGGCTATGCTGGAGGAACCCTCCGCCCGCAGACTGAAAAAATACCTGCCGGAAAATGTTTTTCCTAAACATTATTTTATAAAGGCAAAGGATGTAAATTTGGAGGCAGGCAGCAGGCTGATTCCTAATATAGACGAAAATACAAAGGTAAAGGCGTATATATTTGACGAAAGCTGCAGAAAACAGCCCTTTGGAGCATGGGGCAGCCTGTATATTATGGATTGTGAAACCCACGGATATACAGATAAAATTACAAACCCTTATGGGCCTGGAATATTATACCAGACGGGAAAAACAGCCAGAATTTTACCGGATGGTTCCATTGATATGCTGGAAAAGGGAGGCAGGACAATTATGTCAGAGGGAATTGCAGGGCGGTATTTTTTAGATCTGCATAAGCTGGAAAAAGCCCTGCTTTCCTTTAACGGCATAGAGAAAGCAGAGGCTTATATTTACTATGGAGAAAATAATAAACTGATCTTAACAGCAGATATTTTTGGCTCCCAGAAGCCGGATATGGAAAAAGTAAAAATACATTTAGAAAACTACTGTGAGAAATGGCTGATTCCCGGTGAAATTAGACTTTTTACAGCCTTTTACTGA